In one window of Vanessa atalanta chromosome 10, ilVanAtal1.2, whole genome shotgun sequence DNA:
- the LOC125066962 gene encoding trans-1,2-dihydrobenzene-1,2-diol dehydrogenase-like: MTIRWGIVTSGKITHDFVNAVNSCPKKGDQVIAAVAARNKSRAEEFAKLHKIAKVYDSYEDMAKGNEIDVAYIGALNPDHYRLSKMFLECGKHVLCEKPLCLNYKETESLISIARKKKLFLMEAIWSRFNPLYISLEKEIQSNNLGDLQFVEVNFGVLIADVDRLSKKELGGGAVLDIGIYALQFAQFIFKDEPIKTTAVGELNDDGVDLIDTIILEYEGGRRAVINLHTKAKLWNKATVVGSKGRATIEEPFHFPLTLTHVNGKQEKITLHSSKHEYNFENSAGLVYEAIEAARCIKAGLIESPRLTHQDTLILAKLRDIVRKQVGVHFDVD; the protein is encoded by the exons atGACTATTCGTTGGGGCATTGTTACTTCTGGTAAGATTACGCATGACTTTGTCAATGCTGTCAACTCTTGTCCTAAGAAAGGTGATCAAGTAATAGCTGCTGTTGCTGCACGAAATAAATCGAGGGCAGAAGAGTTCGCAAAATTGCACAAAATTGCCAAAGTTTATGACTCGTATGAAGATATGGCAAAGGGAAATGAGATTG ATGTTGCCTACATTGGAGCTTTAAATCCAGATCACTATCGCCTTTCCAAAATGTTCCTCGAATGTGGTAAGCACGTACTTTGCGAAAAACCGTTATGTTTGAACTACAAAGAAACCGAAAGCTTAATCAGTATTGCAAGAAAGAAAAAACTCTTTCTAATGGAAGCTATTTGGTCACGGTTTAATCCATTATACATATCATTGGAAAAAGAAATCCAGTCCAATAATCTAGGCGACTTGCAATTCGTCGAAGTAAACTTTGGAGTTTTAATTGCAGATGTTGACAGATTAag taAAAAAGAACTCGGAGGTGGTGCTGTTCTTGATATTGGTATTTACGCACTGCAGTTTGCACAATTCATTTTCAAAGATGAACCAATTAAAACAACTGCAGTTGGAGAATTGAATGATGATGGAGTGGATCTAATAGATACGATTATTCTTGAATATGAAGGCGGAAGGCGTGCTGTCatcaatttacatacaaaagcTAAACTTTGGAATAAAGCAACTGTTGTTGGAAGCAAAGGAAGAGCCAcg ATAGAAGAGCCGTTCCACTTTCCTCTAACTTTGACACATGTCAATGgtaaacaagaaaaaataacaCTACATTCTTCAAAACatgaatacaattttgaaaatagtgCTGGCCTTGTTTATGAAGCTATAGAAGCGGCACGTTGTATTAAAGCAG GTTTAATAGAATCGCCACGCCTTACTCACCAAGATACCTTGATTCTAGCCAAGCTCAGAGATATTGTTCGGAAACAAGTTGGGGTACACTTTGATgtcgattaa